The Pseudomonas sp. HOU2 DNA window GCTGGTTGATCATGAACGGCACTTCGGTGCGGTACAGGCCGACACCTTCGGCGCCGCGCTTCTGTGCCCGCGCCACATCCGCCAGCAGGCCGGTGTTGACCCACAGCGGCATGCGATGGCCATCGAGGGTCACGCACGGCAGATCACGCAGGGTGTCGAGGCCCAGCGCCAGTTGTTTCTCTTCTTCGACAACCTCGGCGAACTGCTTGCGCAGCACATCGCTGGGGTTGGTGTAGACCTCGCCGCGGGTGCCATCGACGATCACTTCGATGCCGTCGACCTTGGCGTACGGCAGGTCGACCAGGCCCATCACCGTCGGAATGCCCATGGCCCGGGCCAGGATCGCGACGTGCGAGTTACCCGAACCGAGAACCGACACCAGACCGACCAGCGTGCCTTCCGGCACCTCGCCGAGCATGGCCGGAGTCAGCTCTTCGCTGACCAGAATGGTTTTTTCCGGGTAGACCAGGTTTTGCTGACGCTCTTCCTGCAGGTAGGCCAGCAGGCGCCGGCCGAGGTCCTTGACGTCCGACGCACGCTCACGCAGGTAGGCGTCGTCCATCAGTTCGAAACGGTTGACGTGCTCGGTGACCACCTGACGCAGCGCGCCCTGGGCCCACTGGCCGGTCTTGATCACGGTGGTGATTTCGCTGCCCAGCGAGGCATCGTCGAGCATCATCAGGTAGACGTCGAACAGCGCGCGCTCTTCCGGGCGCAGCTGGGTCGCGAGTTTGGCGGACAACGCGCGCATGTCGGCGCGCACGCCTTCGATGGCGGTCTTGAACAGCGCCAGCTCAGCGTCGATGTCGGTGATGTGCTTGTCCGGCACCACGTCCAGGTCCGCCGGCGGCAGCATCACCACCGCAGTACCGACCGCCGCACCCGGTGAACCCGGTACGCCGACGAACTTGGCTTCCTGAATGCCCTTGCCCTGACGGCCCAGACCGCGGATCGAACCGGTGGCCTCGGCGTGGGCGATTACGCCGGCGAGCTGCGCGCTCATGGTCACGAGGAAGGCTTCTTCACCTTCATCGAACTGGCGGCGTTCTTTCTGCTGGATGACCAACACGCCGACGACGCGGCGGTGGTGAATGATCGGCGCCCCGAGGAAGGAGGCGTAGCGCTCCTCGCCGGTCTCGGCGAAGTAGCGGTAGCGCGGGTGATCCGCGGCGTTTTCGAGGTTCAGGGGTTCTTCACGCGTGCCGACCAGACCCACCAGACCTTCGTTGGGTGCCATGCTGACCTTGCCGATCGAGCGCTTGTTCAAGCCCTCGGTGGCCATCAGGACGAAGCGGTTGGTCTCGGGATCAAGCAGGTAGACCGAGCAGACCTGGCTGCCCATGGCCTCTTTGACGCGCAACACAATAATCCCCAACGCCGCCTTGAGATCCTTGGCGGAGTTAACTTCCTGGACGATCTTGCGCAGCGTATTGAGCATGGCTCGGGGTCGAACTCCGTCGTCAGTCGCGCGCTAAAAGGCGCGGGGCAAGCTCTTTGAGGGCGCGTCGATACACCTCGCGCTTGAATGTCACCACCTGGCCCAACGGATACCAATAACTGACCCAGCGCCAGCCATCGAACTCCGGTTTACCGGTCAAATCCATCCGCACCCGCTGCTCGTTGGAGATCAGGCGCAGGAGAAACCATTTCTGCTTCTGGCCGATGCACAGCGGTTGGCTGTGGGTACGCACCAGACGTTGCGGCAAACGATAGCGCAACCAGCCCCGGGTACAGGCCAGTATTTCAACATCTTCACGTTCCAGGCCAACTTCTTCGTTCAGCTCGCGGTACAAGGCGTCTTCCGGCGTCTCCTCGGGGTTGATTCCCCCTTGCGGAAACTGCCAGGCATCCTGATTGATACGGCGAGCCCATAGCACCTGGCCGGCGTCATTCGTCAGAATGATCCCGACATTGGGGCGGAAACCATCGGGGTCGATCACGGCAACAACCTCGCAAACGCATGTCGCCGCATTGTTCCACAAAGCTTGATAAGGCGGCAACGAAGGTTCCTACCTTATGTGCACTCTTGTGAAAAGACCGTATTCTTGTCGCCTTTTTACTGACTTTTCAGCGGGTAACTGCAATGCGCCTGGCTCTATTCGATTTGGACAACACCCTTCTGGGCGGCGACAGCGATCACGCCTGGGGCGACTATCTGTGCGAACGCGGCTTCCTCGATCCGGTGGCGTACAAGACGCGCAACGACGAGTTCTATCAGGATTACCTGGCCGGCCAGCTGGATAACGCCGCGTACCTGAACTTCTGCCTGGAGATCCTCGGTCGCACCGACATGGCCGTGCTCGATCAATGGCACAACGACTATATGCGCGACTGCATCGAACCGATCGTGCTGCCCAAGGCGCTGGAACTGCTGAAACAGCACCGCGACGCCGGCGACAAACTGGTGATCATCACCGCCACCAACCGCTTCGTCACTGCACCGATTGCCGTACGCCTGGGCGTCGAAACCCTGATCGCCACCGAGTGCGAGATGGTCGATGGCCGCTACACCGGGCGCAGCACCGACATTCCGTGCTTCCGTGAGGGCAAGGTGACGCGCCTCAATCGCTGGCTGGAGGAAACCGGGTATTCGCTGGATGACAGCTATTTCTATAGCGATTCGATGAATGATCTGCCGCTGCTGGAGCAGGTGGCGAACCCGGTGGCCGTTGACCCGGATCCGAATCTGCGGGCCGAGGCCGAGAAGCGTGGCTGGCCAGTCATTAGTCTGCGCGGCTGATATAGCTATCGCTGGCAAGCCAGCTCCCACAGGTTTTCCAGGTGATCACACCATTTGTGTTCGCTACAGATCCTGTGGGAGCTGGCTTGCCAGCGATTGAAGCGACGCGGTCTCAAGCCCTAAACAGGTTTGGCGCCCATCAGCCCGGCAATGGCGATAAAACAGACAAAGCTGAATAACGCCAAGGCAAACGTGAACTTGCCAACGCCACCCGGCGCCTTGCGCAACCGATTCAACCGCACCAGCAACCAGAACCACGCCAGCGCCGCCACGGTGTACAGCACGCTTGAGGCCAGCAGCCAGGTCTGCCCCAGCGGCCAGCCGACCCGATGCACCATGCCCCAGCCGGTGAAGGGCATGCTCAACAGCGCCAGGCCCATCAACAGCCAGATGAACACCCGTGGCCGTTGCAAGGTGCGACTACCGGCCGTTGCATCACCTTTGCGGCGCGCCAGAAAAACCCAGATCCCCAGCCCCAGCGCACTGGCCAGCAACACCACAGTGGCGACCATGTGCGCGGTTTTCAGGGCGGTTAACGTTTCCATTGTTCGATTTCCTTAAGGCCTGCCCATCAGCGTAGCCGCTCAGCCAAGAAACAGCTTATAGGCCGCGTTGTCGCTTTCGTCCCAGTACGGGTAGCCGATCTCCGCCAGCGCCGCCGGCACCAGATGACGCTCGTCATGCGGTACTTGCAGACCTGCGACGACACGGCCATCCGCCGCACCATGGTTGCGGTAATGGAACATCGAGATGTTCCAGCGTCCGCCGAGCTTGTTGAGAAAGTTGAACAGCGCGCCCGGGCGCTCCGGGAATTCGAAGCGCAGCACCACTTCATCGACCACCTGCGCCGCGCGCCCGCCGACCATGTGGCGGATGTGCAGCTTGGCCAGCTCGTTGTCGGTCAGATCGATGACCGGGAAGCCCTGCTCGGCCAGACTCGCCAGCAGTGCGCTGCGCGGATCGTTTTCCGGGTGCGTCTGCACGCCGACGAAGATGTGCGCTTCGCTGCCGGTGTTGTAGCGGTAATTGAATTCGGTGATCTGGCGCTTGCCGATCGCTTCGCAGAAGGCCTTGAAGCTGCCGGCCTGCTCCGGAATGGTCACGGCGATGATCGCCTCGCGACCTTCACCCAGCTCGGCGCGCTCAGCGACGTGGCGCAGGCGGTCGAAGTTGACGTTGGCCCCGGAGTCGATGGCGACGAAGGTCTGGCCGTTGACACCACGCGACTCGACGTACTTCTTGATCCCGGCCACGCCCAAAGCGCCGGCAGGCTCGGTGATCGAGCGGGTATCGTCGTAGATATCCTTGATTGCGGCGCAGATTTCGTCGGTGCTGACGGTGATCACCTCGTCGACGTAATCCTTGCAGATGTCGAAGGTGTGCTGACCGATCTGCGCCACCGCCACGCCGTCGGCGAAGATACCCACGGTCGGCAGCACCACGCGCTCACCGGCGGCCATGGCCGCTTGCAGGCAGTTGGAGTCGTCCGGCTCGACGCCGATGACCTTGATGTCCGGCCGCAGGTATTTCACGTACGCCGCGATGCCGGCAATCAGACCGCCGCCACCGACCGGCACGAAGATCGCGTCCAGTGGTTGCGGGTGTTGGCGCAGAATTTCCATCGCCACGGTGCCCTGCCCGGCAATGGTGTGTGGATCGTCGTACGGGTGGATGTAGACGTAGCCCTTCTCGTCGACCAGTTTCAGCGAATAGGCCAGCGCCTCCGGGAACGAATCGCCGTGCAGCACGACTTTACCGCCGCGCGAACGCACGCCTTCGACCTTGATCTCCGGGGTGGTCTTGGGCATCACGATGGTCGCTTTCACACCCAGCACTTTCGCCGCCAGCGCCAGACCCTGCGCATGGTTGCCCGCCGACGCGGTGACCACGCCACGGGCGCGCTCTTCGTCCGTCAGCTGGGTCAACTTGTTGTAGGCGCCGCGAATCTTGAACGAGAACACCGGCTGCAAGTCTTCACGCTTGAGCCAGATGTCATTGCCCAGCCGCTCGGAGAGCTGGCGAGCGTTCTGCAGCGGGGTTTCTACGGCAACGTCATAAACGCGCGAGGTGAGGATCTTTTTGACGTACTGTTCGAGCATCGGAAAGCATCACTGGCGATTGGGCGGGACCGACGAGTCTAACCCGGCTTTTGCCCGGACGACCACACTGAACAGGGGGTTTTAGCCGGGGCGAACACTTTGTGATGTAAACCTCATTGTGGTGAGGGGATTTATCCCCGATCGGCGGCGCAGCCGTCGTCAACCGGAGAGCGCAATATTTGGCAGGAGTGCCGGGGAGCGCTTCGCCCTCCATCGGGGATAAATCCCCTCACCACAGGGTGTTTCCCCCTTCACCACCTCGGCGCCTATAATGCCGGCCTTTCCGTTCTCCCCTTGCCCGCTTCCGGAGCCCGCATGACCCAGGATCAACTCAAACAGGCAGTGGCTCAGGCCGCCGTCGACTTCATCCTTCCGAAACTCGACGACAAGAGCATCGTCGGGGTCGGCACCGGCTCCACTGCCAACTGCTTCATCGATGCCCTGGCCCAGCACAAGGGCGCGTTCGATGGCGCGGTTGCCAGCTCCGAAGCCACTGCCGCGCGCCTCAAGGGCCACGGCATTCCGGTGTATGAACTGAACACCGTCAGCGACCTGGAGTTCTACGTCGACGGCGCCGACGAGAGCGACGAACACCTGAACCTGATCAAGGGCGGCGGCGCGGCCCTGACCCGCGAGAAGATCGTCGCGGCCGTGGCCAAGACCTTCATCTGCATCGCCGACGCCAGCAAACTGGTGCCGGTGCTGGGCGAATTCCCGCTGCCAGTGGAAGTGATTCCGATGGCCCGCAGCCATGTGGCTCGCCAACTGGTGAAACTGGGCGGCGACCCGGTGTACCGCGAAGGCGTGCTGACCGATAACGGCAACATCATCCTCGACGTGCACAACCTGCAGATCACCAACCCTGTGGAGCTGGAAGCGCAGATCAATGCGATCGTTGGTGTGGTCACCAACGGCCTGTTCGCGGCGCGTCCGGCGGATCTGTTGCTGCTGGGCACCAGCGAAGGTGTGAAGACGCTGAAGGCTGAGTAATCCCAGTCACCCACATTTTTGTGGGCAGACGGATAAACCTGTGGGAGCTGGCTTGCCAGCGATGAGGCCGTCAGACTCAACAACAATGTTGACTGACAGGCCGCAATCGCTGGCAAGCCAGCTCCCACAGTGTTTTATGGTGTTGATTAGGGTTGGATAGGTTTCCTGAAGACGTAAAACAGATTCGGCTCACTCACCAGATACAACGTCCCGTCATCATCCATCGCAATGCCTTCGGCCTGCGGCACGCTCTTGCGCAAGCCCTGCCGGCCCTTGTTCAGCGACAGCGTGCTCAACGGCCGCCCGTCCACATCCAGCTCCAGAATCAGCCCCGACTCGTCGGACAGCGCCAGCAAATGGCCGCTGCGCTCGTCGTATTGCAGGCTCGACAGATCGCGCACGAACATCCCGGCATCGCGCTTGGGGTTGTTGATCACGTGCACCGCGTAGGATTTTTCCGGATTGAAGTGCGGGAAGCCATGCACTTCATAAATCAGCATCGGGTCACGCTCCTTGGCGACGAACAGGCGTTTGCCCACCGAGTCATAGGCCAGACCTTCGAAACCCTTGTTGCCACTCATATGCACGCCGAGGGTCATTTGTTCGGCGTCTGCTGCATCGAGGAACGTGGTGTCCCGCTCCAGATGCACCTTGATCAGGCGTTGCTCTCGCTCGTCGGTGATCACGTAAGTGTCGGCGCTGATGAACTCAACGGCTTCCGCATCGCCGAAGCCAATCAATGCGATGCGCCGCAGGATCTTGCCCTCCAGCGACAACTCGACCAGTTCGGCATTCTTGTTGGTCACGGTGAACAGGCTTTTGCGCACCGGATCGAAGGTCAACGCCGAGACATCGTCGTTCAGGCCGTCGATGACCCGGGCTTCCACCTCGACCCGGTATTGATCCAGACCAATGGCCTGGCTGCTCAACGGTTGCCACAGGCTGTACAGATTGAACCAGGCGCGCTCGAACAGGCGCAGGTATTGGCCGATCGCGACCAATGCGATCAGGACAATCACCGACAGGATGACGATCAGGGGTTTGGGGCGGGCAAGTCGACGCATTCAGGCAGGCTCGGGATCAAAACAGGCGGATGAAATATCACGCCTGTCTGAACTGAAGCTTAATGGCCACTTGCCCTTTCCCACAACAGAACCGTGCAGGAGCTGCCGCAGGCTGCGATCTTTTGATCTTGAAAAGCAAAAGCAAAAGATCGCAGCCTGCGGCAGTTCCTACAGGGGAGAGATTCGGGCTGCTACTTTTGCTTTTCGAAGCGATAGAACAGGTTCGGTTCGCTGACCATGTACAGCGTACCGGCGTCGTCCATGGTCACGCCTTCGGCGCGCGGGATAGTGCTCTTCAGGCCATTGAAGCCGCCGAGCAGGGTCATGAAGCTGACCTGCTCGCCCTTCTCGTCCAGCTCCAGCAACAGGTGCGAATCGGCGGACAGCACCAGGGTGTGGCCGGTACGCGGGTCGATGGCCAGTGCCGAGAGGTTGCGGATATCCAGTTCATCATTGGCCAGCTTCTGCTTGTCGCCCTTGAGGATCTGGCTACCGTCGCTTTTCCAGGTGAACAGCGCCGGCGGCCGTTCTTCGCCCAGCAGCAACTGCTGATTGCGCGGATCCCAGGTGATTGCTTCGAACGCCTTGTTCTGGTTTTTCGACGGGCCGAGGTCGTATTTCGGGAAATCGGCGATATTCAGTTCGCGAGTGCTGGCATCGACCTTGACGATGGTCAGCAGGTGCTCGCGCTCATCGACGATCGCCATCAGGCCGTTTTCCATCAAGGTCACGCCTTCCGGGTTAGTCCAGCCCACCAGCGGCATCTTGCGCAGCACATCACCTTGCAGAGTCAGCTCGACCAGGAACGGATTCTTGCCCATCACCGAAAACAGGGTTTTGGTCTGCGGGTTGTAGGACAGGTCCGAGGCCTCGTCCTTTTCCATGCCCGGCAGCAGTTTGCCGTCGATGACCGCCCGATAGTCCGGCAGCCAGATGCTTGCCTTCTGCTCAGCCTGAGTCTCGAGGCGCTCGCGCAGCCACAGCAGACCACGGTCGTCCCAATGCATGATATGCGCCACGCCATAAGCGACAGCGAGCACCAGCAACAGCCAGACATACCAGCGCAGGGCGAAACGTGAGCGACGAGGAGGATTGAGCTGAGTGTGAGCTGACATCAGGGACGCATTCCGAAAATTCAGGCTATGGGTAATAGCACAAAGAGGCCGGCTCAGACGCCAGAATGAGAGGAATTATCCGGACAGAATGTGAAAAAAACGGCAAATGGCGGGATTGTCGTGCGGCTTTGCGAGCCGCGACACAGAGCCAATGCAGGAGCGGCACTTGTGGCGAGGGAGCTTGCTCCCGCTAGGGCGCGAAGCGACCCTGCTTTTCACTTCAAAAAGCAGGGGCCTGCTGCGCAGTCCAGCGGGGGCAAGCTCCCTCGCCACAGTTGCTGTGTATCGGATGCGTTCGGTCAGCGCACGCTGCTGCTGAAGCTGCTCGCGCCAACCAGTTCCAGCACGATGTCGTCGCCGACGTTCAGCGGGCCGACGCCCACTGGCGTGCCGGTGAGGATCACGTCGCCGGCCTGCAGCGAGAAGCAGCCGGCCATGTGCTGGATCATCGGCACGATCGGGTTGAGCATGGCGCTGCTGTTGCCGTCCTGGCGCACTTCACCGTTGATGGTCAGGCGAATGCCGATGTCGGTCAGGTCAGGGAAAGTGCTGCCGACCACGAACGGGGCAATCACCGCGGCGCCGTCGAACGACTTGGCGATTTCCCATGGCAGGCCCTTGGACTTGAGTTCGGCCTGCTTGTCGCGCAGGGTCAGGTCCAGCGCCGGGGCGAAACCGGAGATCGCATCCAGCACTTCTTCGCGGCTCGGTTTGGTCGACAGTGGCTTGCCGATCAACACGGCGATTTCCGCTTCGTAGTGCACCGAACCGCGCTCGGTCGGGATGCTGAAACCGCCCTCGAGCGGCACCACGCAACTGCCCGGCTTGATGAACAGCAACGGTTCGGTAGGAACCGGATTGTCCAGTTCCTTGGCGTGTTCGGCGTAATTACGCCCGATGCATACCACCTTCCCGATCGGGAAGTGGATGCGCGTGCCGTCGACATACTGGTGCTGATAGCTCATTTACCGACTCCTGCCTTCATTGATTCAGGGGATTGCCAATCAAACCGCGAAGATCTTGCCCGGGTTCATGATGCCATTCGGGTCGAACACCGCTTTGACCGCTTTCATGTACTCGATTTCGACCGGCGAACGGCTGTACGTCAAGTAGTCGCGCTTGGTCATGCCCACGCCGTGTTCGGCGGAAATCGAACCGTTGTACCTCTCGACGGTTTCGAACACCCATTTGTTGACGGTCGCGCACTTGGCGAAGAACTCGTCCTTGCTCAGGTTATCCGGCTTGAGAATGTTCAGGTGCAGGTTGCCGTCGCCAATGTGGCCGAACCAGACGATTTCGAAGTCCGGGTAGTATTCGCCGACGATCGCATCGATTTCCTGCAAGAACGCTGGCACTTTCGACACGGTGACCGAAATGTCGTTCTTGTACGGCGTCCAGTGCGAGATGGTCTCGGAGATGTACTCGCGCAGCTTCCACAGGTTCTGCAACTGGGTTTCGCTCTGGCTCATTACACCGTCCAGCACCCAGCCCTGCTCGACGCAGTGTTCGAAAGTTTCCAGCGCCGTGTTGGCCACTGCTTCGCTGGTCGCCTCGAATTCCAGCAGCGCGTAGAACGGACACTCGGTCTCGAACGGTGCCGGCACATCGCCACGGCCCAGCACTTTGGCCAGCGCCTTGTCGGAGAAGAATTCGAACGCAGTCAGGTCGAGCTTGCCCTGGAACGCATGCAGCACCGGCATGATCGAGTCGAAGTCGGCGGTGCCGAGGACCATCGCGGTGAGGTTTTTCGGCGCGCGATCCAGACGCATGGTCGCTTCAACCACAAACCCGAGGGTGCCTTCGGCGCCGATGAACAACTGGCGCAGATCGTAGCCGGTGGCGTTCTTGATCAGGTCTTTGTTCAGCTCCAGCACATCGCCCTTACCGGTGACCACTTTCAGGCCGGCGACCCAGTTGCGGGTCATGCCGTAGCGAATCACCTTGATCCCGCCGGCATTGGTGCCGATATTGCCGCCAATCTGGCTGGAACCAGCGGAGGCGAAGTCAACCGGATAATACAAGCCGTTCTCTTCGGCGACGTTCTGCAAGTGTTCGGTGACCACGCCCGGCTGACACACGGCGGTGCGATCGGTGAGGTTCACGTCGAGAATCTGGTTCATGTAGTCGAACGACACCACCACTTCGCCATTCGCGGCGACGGCGGCGGCGGACAGCCCGGTGCGTCCGCCGGATGGCACCAACGCCACTTTGTGGGTATTGGCCCAACGGACAATGGCCTGCACCTGTTCGATGGTCTTGGGAAACACGATGGCGCACGGCGCGGGCGCGAAGTGCTTGGTCCAATCCTTGCCGTACGCGTTCAGGGAGTCGGCGTCGGTCAGGACCTTGCCAGGCTCGACCAGGGTCTTCAGTTCATCAATCAGGGCAGGATTGGTCATCGACAGAACTCTCGAACAATTCATGGTCATCCTGAGAACGCTTCACGTCGCAGGAATGAGTGATTAGCGGGGCGGCTATGCTAGCATACCGACCCCGCAGACCAGTGCCCAAGGCCGGTTCTGCGGTAACGGCTTTCCTGCCGTTTGGGTCAGCTCCAGGCTGCTCCCCTCCCTGCCATTTTTCTCCGGGATACAGGTTTACGCAGATGAGCAAGACTTCTCTCGATAAGAGCAAGATCAAGTTCCTTCTTCTCGAAGGCGTCCACCAATCGGCTGTCGACGTCCTCAAGGCGGCGGGCTACACCAGCATCGAATACCTGACAGGCTCCCTGCCGGAAGCCCAGCTCAAGGAAAAGATCGCTGACGCTCACTTCATCGGCATTCGTTCGCGCACCCAACTGACCGAAGAGATCTTCGATCACGCGAAGAAGCTGGTGGCAGTCGGCTGTTTCTGCATCGGCACCAACCAGGTTGACCTGAGTGCTGCCCGCGAGCGCGGTATCGCCGTGTTCAACGCGCCGTACTCCAACACCCGTTCCGTCGCGGAACTGGTGCTGGCCGAAGCGATCCTGCTGCTGCGCGGCATCCCTGAGAAAAACGCTTCCTGCCACCGTGGCGGCTGGATCAAGTCCGCAGCCAACTCCTTCGAGATTCGTGGCAAGAAACTCGGTATCGTCGGCTACGGCTCGATCGGTACGCAGCTGTCGGTTCTGGCGGAAGGCTTAGGGATGCAGGTGTTCTTCTACGACACCGTGACCAAACTGCCGCTGGGCAACGCAACTCAGGTCGGCAACCTGCACGAGCTGCTGGGCATGTCCGACATCGTCACCCTGCACGTTCCGGAAACCGCCGCGACCCAGTGGATGATCGGCGAGAAGGAAATCCGCGCCATCAAGAAGGGCGGCATCCTGATCAACGCCGCGCGCGGTACCGTGGTCGAGCTGGACGCCCTGGCGGACGCGATCAAGGACAAGCACCTGATCGGCGCGGCCATCGACGTATTCCCGGTGGAGCCACGCTCCAACGACGAAGAGTTCGAAAGCCCGCTGCGTGGCCTGGACAACGTGATCCTGACCCCGCACATCGGTGGCTCGACTGCCGAAGCGCAGGCCAACATCGGTCTGGAAGTGGCGGAAAAACTGGTCAAGTACAGCGACAACGGTACCTCCGTTTCGTCGGTGAACTTCCCGGAAGTGGCCCTGCCGGCTCACCCTGGCAAGCACCGCCTGCTGCACATCCACGAGAACATCCCGGGTGTGATGAGCGAGATCAACAAGGTCTTCGCCGAAAACGGTATCAACATCTCCGGTCAGTTCCTGCAGACCAACGAGAAAGTCGGTTACGTGGTGATCGACGTCGACGCCGAGTACTCGGAGCTGGCACAAGAGAAGCTGCAACACGTCAACGGTACTATCCGTAGCCGCGTGCTGTTCTGATCCGACGCTGAGCGACAAAAAAAGGGAGCCTTCGGGCTCCCTTTTTCATGCGTGCGAAAACGTCATTCGACGTTGACGGTGATCTTCTTCGAGACGATCGGCGGATCGAACGCCATGTGGCCGCTGTCACCCAGTTCCAGTTGCAAGGTGTGCTTGCCCGGGGCCAGTTTGATCGTGGCCTCGGTCTGCGCCTTGCCGAAGTGCATGTGGTTGGCGTCGGTCGGCACGACGGAACCGGCCGGAACGATTTCCTTGGCATCGATCAGCAGGTGATGGTGACCGGTGTTCTTGGTGACGTCACCGGCCGGTGCCAGCGCGACGTCCTTGACCCCGAACTTGACCTTGAACTCCTGAGAAACCGTGGCCCCGTCCTCGGGAGAAACGATGAACACTTCGGCGCCCTTGGGTGCCGGGGTCGCTGCACTGGCCAGCACTGAAACACCCATCAACAGGCCAGCCAAGGCTGCTCGTGACATAAACGTTTTCATTCTCTTCTCCAGTTTTTCCGTAAAATCCGCGCGGTCATGACAACTTCATGACCATTCGTTGTCGAAGGCACTCGACAACCATAGCAAAGCGAGCCTGACTCAGAGCATCGCGATAATGATTTCAAAGGAGTGACCATGCGTTTTCTGCCTGGCCTGATCTGCCTGCTACCCCTTTTGAGCCC harbors:
- a CDS encoding fumarylacetoacetate hydrolase family protein, translated to MSYQHQYVDGTRIHFPIGKVVCIGRNYAEHAKELDNPVPTEPLLFIKPGSCVVPLEGGFSIPTERGSVHYEAEIAVLIGKPLSTKPSREEVLDAISGFAPALDLTLRDKQAELKSKGLPWEIAKSFDGAAVIAPFVVGSTFPDLTDIGIRLTINGEVRQDGNSSAMLNPIVPMIQHMAGCFSLQAGDVILTGTPVGVGPLNVGDDIVLELVGASSFSSSVR
- the ptsP gene encoding phosphoenolpyruvate--protein phosphotransferase encodes the protein MLNTLRKIVQEVNSAKDLKAALGIIVLRVKEAMGSQVCSVYLLDPETNRFVLMATEGLNKRSIGKVSMAPNEGLVGLVGTREEPLNLENAADHPRYRYFAETGEERYASFLGAPIIHHRRVVGVLVIQQKERRQFDEGEEAFLVTMSAQLAGVIAHAEATGSIRGLGRQGKGIQEAKFVGVPGSPGAAVGTAVVMLPPADLDVVPDKHITDIDAELALFKTAIEGVRADMRALSAKLATQLRPEERALFDVYLMMLDDASLGSEITTVIKTGQWAQGALRQVVTEHVNRFELMDDAYLRERASDVKDLGRRLLAYLQEERQQNLVYPEKTILVSEELTPAMLGEVPEGTLVGLVSVLGSGNSHVAILARAMGIPTVMGLVDLPYAKVDGIEVIVDGTRGEVYTNPSDVLRKQFAEVVEEEKQLALGLDTLRDLPCVTLDGHRMPLWVNTGLLADVARAQKRGAEGVGLYRTEVPFMINQRFPSEKEQLAIYREQLAAFHPQPVTMRSLDIGGDKSLSYFPIKEDNPFLGWRGIRVTLDHPEIFLVQTRAMLKASEGLNNLRILLPMISGTHELEEALHLIHRAWGEVRDEGTDVPMPPIGVMIEIPAAVYQTKELARQVDFLSVGSNDLTQYLLAVDRNNPRVADLYDYLHPAVLQALQTVVRDAHAEGKPVSICGEMAGDPAAAVLLMAMGFDSLSMNATNLPKVKWMLRQINLSKAKDLLAELMKIDNPQVIHSSLQLALKNLGLSKMNPPAVNKAL
- a CDS encoding DUF2269 domain-containing protein, with amino-acid sequence METLTALKTAHMVATVVLLASALGLGIWVFLARRKGDATAGSRTLQRPRVFIWLLMGLALLSMPFTGWGMVHRVGWPLGQTWLLASSVLYTVAALAWFWLLVRLNRLRKAPGGVGKFTFALALFSFVCFIAIAGLMGAKPV
- a CDS encoding HAD family hydrolase; its protein translation is MRLALFDLDNTLLGGDSDHAWGDYLCERGFLDPVAYKTRNDEFYQDYLAGQLDNAAYLNFCLEILGRTDMAVLDQWHNDYMRDCIEPIVLPKALELLKQHRDAGDKLVIITATNRFVTAPIAVRLGVETLIATECEMVDGRYTGRSTDIPCFREGKVTRLNRWLEETGYSLDDSYFYSDSMNDLPLLEQVANPVAVDPDPNLRAEAEKRGWPVISLRG
- a CDS encoding SdiA-regulated domain-containing protein; this translates as MRRLARPKPLIVILSVIVLIALVAIGQYLRLFERAWFNLYSLWQPLSSQAIGLDQYRVEVEARVIDGLNDDVSALTFDPVRKSLFTVTNKNAELVELSLEGKILRRIALIGFGDAEAVEFISADTYVITDEREQRLIKVHLERDTTFLDAADAEQMTLGVHMSGNKGFEGLAYDSVGKRLFVAKERDPMLIYEVHGFPHFNPEKSYAVHVINNPKRDAGMFVRDLSSLQYDERSGHLLALSDESGLILELDVDGRPLSTLSLNKGRQGLRKSVPQAEGIAMDDDGTLYLVSEPNLFYVFRKPIQP
- the rpiA gene encoding ribose-5-phosphate isomerase RpiA — protein: MTQDQLKQAVAQAAVDFILPKLDDKSIVGVGTGSTANCFIDALAQHKGAFDGAVASSEATAARLKGHGIPVYELNTVSDLEFYVDGADESDEHLNLIKGGGAALTREKIVAAVAKTFICIADASKLVPVLGEFPLPVEVIPMARSHVARQLVKLGGDPVYREGVLTDNGNIILDVHNLQITNPVELEAQINAIVGVVTNGLFAARPADLLLLGTSEGVKTLKAE
- a CDS encoding SdiA-regulated domain-containing protein; protein product: MSAHTQLNPPRRSRFALRWYVWLLLVLAVAYGVAHIMHWDDRGLLWLRERLETQAEQKASIWLPDYRAVIDGKLLPGMEKDEASDLSYNPQTKTLFSVMGKNPFLVELTLQGDVLRKMPLVGWTNPEGVTLMENGLMAIVDEREHLLTIVKVDASTRELNIADFPKYDLGPSKNQNKAFEAITWDPRNQQLLLGEERPPALFTWKSDGSQILKGDKQKLANDELDIRNLSALAIDPRTGHTLVLSADSHLLLELDEKGEQVSFMTLLGGFNGLKSTIPRAEGVTMDDAGTLYMVSEPNLFYRFEKQK
- a CDS encoding RNA pyrophosphohydrolase; protein product: MIDPDGFRPNVGIILTNDAGQVLWARRINQDAWQFPQGGINPEETPEDALYRELNEEVGLEREDVEILACTRGWLRYRLPQRLVRTHSQPLCIGQKQKWFLLRLISNEQRVRMDLTGKPEFDGWRWVSYWYPLGQVVTFKREVYRRALKELAPRLLARD
- the ilvA gene encoding threonine ammonia-lyase, biosynthetic; its protein translation is MLEQYVKKILTSRVYDVAVETPLQNARQLSERLGNDIWLKREDLQPVFSFKIRGAYNKLTQLTDEERARGVVTASAGNHAQGLALAAKVLGVKATIVMPKTTPEIKVEGVRSRGGKVVLHGDSFPEALAYSLKLVDEKGYVYIHPYDDPHTIAGQGTVAMEILRQHPQPLDAIFVPVGGGGLIAGIAAYVKYLRPDIKVIGVEPDDSNCLQAAMAAGERVVLPTVGIFADGVAVAQIGQHTFDICKDYVDEVITVSTDEICAAIKDIYDDTRSITEPAGALGVAGIKKYVESRGVNGQTFVAIDSGANVNFDRLRHVAERAELGEGREAIIAVTIPEQAGSFKAFCEAIGKRQITEFNYRYNTGSEAHIFVGVQTHPENDPRSALLASLAEQGFPVIDLTDNELAKLHIRHMVGGRAAQVVDEVVLRFEFPERPGALFNFLNKLGGRWNISMFHYRNHGAADGRVVAGLQVPHDERHLVPAALAEIGYPYWDESDNAAYKLFLG